Proteins from one Desulfobacterales bacterium genomic window:
- a CDS encoding phosphate ABC transporter substrate-binding protein codes for MKKKSLFLVAITTLLLFTANMVYAGSLVIKGSTTVLPVAQKVAEAYMKENPDVKISISGGGSGNGIKAIIDGTTDIANSSRFIKGKEVKLAVEKGTYPVPFAVAYDCIVPVVHPSNTLTNLTLAQLKSIYKGDIKNWKNIGGPDAPVVVISRDTSSGTYEVWEEKVMNKERVHPGALLQASNGAVAQAVAQNKNAIGYIGVGYINETVKPLKVNGIEGNEKTTLNGTFPISRALYMFTKGWPEGDIANFINYMLNPTKGQQYVRESGFVPLY; via the coding sequence ATGAAAAAAAAGAGTTTATTTTTAGTTGCAATCACGACTTTATTATTGTTCACAGCAAATATGGTTTATGCCGGATCATTAGTTATTAAAGGTTCAACAACTGTATTACCAGTAGCTCAAAAAGTGGCCGAAGCATATATGAAGGAAAATCCTGATGTAAAAATTAGTATATCGGGTGGAGGTTCTGGAAATGGTATTAAAGCCATTATTGATGGAACAACAGATATAGCAAATAGTTCAAGATTTATTAAAGGAAAAGAAGTAAAACTTGCAGTTGAAAAAGGCACATATCCTGTTCCTTTTGCTGTTGCGTATGATTGTATTGTTCCTGTTGTTCATCCATCAAATACATTAACAAATCTTACATTGGCTCAACTTAAATCTATTTACAAAGGCGATATTAAAAATTGGAAAAATATAGGAGGTCCTGACGCTCCAGTTGTTGTAATATCAAGGGATACATCGTCAGGAACATATGAAGTTTGGGAAGAAAAAGTAATGAACAAAGAAAGAGTTCACCCAGGAGCTCTCCTTCAAGCATCTAATGGTGCTGTAGCACAAGCAGTTGCTCAAAATAAAAATGCTATTGGATATATTGGTGTAGGCTATATAAACGAAACTGTAAAGCCTTTAAAAGTTAATGGCATAGAAGGCAATGAAAAAACAACATTAAACGGAACTTTTCCCATAAGCAGAGCTTTATATATGTTTACAAAAGGTTGGCCAGAAGGTGATATTGCTAATTTCATTAACTATATGCTGAATCCTACAAAAGGTCAGCAATATGTAAGAGAATCAGGATTTGTTCCTTTATATTAG
- the pstC gene encoding phosphate ABC transporter permease subunit PstC yields MNPASRRNIKEWIIENTFFCIASASILILLMIMIFLFYEGIPIFKIVSVKEFIFGKYWYPTSDPPDFGIFPLIIASILVTLLSAIIAIPLGLMTAIYLAEIASAKVREIVKPVVELLAALPSVVIGFFGMVVVAPFLLEKFNLATGLNLFNAAIMLAFMAVPTICSISEDAISSVPKSLKEASLALGATSWQTIAKVIIPASLSGISTGIILGMSRAIGETMVVLMVAGGAAMIPTSIFDPVRPMPASIAAEMAEAPFRGEHYHALFATGVILFLFTLFFNLIADYISHKYKQVGEASL; encoded by the coding sequence ATGAATCCAGCTTCTCGAAGAAATATAAAAGAATGGATAATAGAAAATACTTTTTTTTGCATAGCTTCAGCTTCTATCCTTATTTTATTGATGATTATGATTTTTCTATTTTATGAAGGTATTCCTATTTTTAAAATCGTAAGCGTAAAGGAATTTATATTTGGGAAATATTGGTATCCTACATCAGATCCTCCTGATTTTGGCATTTTTCCATTAATTATAGCTTCAATATTAGTAACTTTGTTATCAGCAATAATAGCTATTCCCCTTGGACTTATGACTGCTATCTACCTTGCAGAAATCGCATCAGCAAAAGTAAGAGAGATAGTAAAACCTGTAGTAGAATTACTTGCAGCTCTTCCTTCAGTAGTTATAGGTTTTTTCGGGATGGTAGTAGTAGCTCCTTTTTTACTCGAAAAATTTAATTTAGCAACAGGTTTAAATCTTTTTAATGCAGCAATAATGCTGGCATTTATGGCTGTTCCAACAATATGCAGCATATCTGAAGATGCAATATCTAGCGTTCCAAAAAGTTTAAAAGAGGCTTCATTAGCTCTTGGGGCTACAAGTTGGCAGACAATAGCAAAAGTAATAATTCCAGCTTCTCTATCAGGTATAAGCACTGGAATAATATTAGGAATGTCAAGAGCTATCGGGGAAACTATGGTAGTTCTTATGGTTGCTGGAGGTGCCGCAATGATACCAACGTCCATATTCGATCCTGTAAGACCAATGCCAGCAAGCATTGCTGCAGAAATGGCCGAAGCTCCTTTTAGAGGGGAGCATTATCACGCCTTATTTGCAACAGGAGTTATACTTTTTTTGTTTACTTTATTTTTTAACTTGATAGCTGATTATATCTCCCATAAGTATAAACAGGTTGGAGAAGCATCTTTATAA
- the pstA gene encoding phosphate ABC transporter permease PstA — protein MSNNIIPNNPFYEKKRKIIQGFLFFLFRAAAFINGLVLAIIVFFMLKNGWKAINWTFLTQPPMDSMTKGGILPCIIGTLCLSLGAMFFAFPIGVASAIYLNEYAKPSKVIRLIRLGINNLAGVPSVVFGLFGLAFFVTYLKIGVSILSGALTLGAMSLPIIIGSTEEALKSVPNTYREASLGLGATKWQTIYKVVLPAALPGILTGAILGVSRVAGETAPIMFTAAVFYTPDLPSSIFDEIMALPYHIYVLATAGTEIEKTRHLQYGTALVLIALVLGMNLVAIIYRARLRKQRQL, from the coding sequence ATGAGCAACAACATAATACCTAATAACCCTTTTTACGAAAAAAAACGTAAAATAATTCAGGGTTTTTTATTTTTTCTCTTTAGAGCTGCAGCTTTTATTAATGGGTTAGTTTTAGCAATAATAGTTTTTTTTATGTTAAAAAATGGATGGAAAGCCATAAATTGGACATTTTTAACACAACCTCCAATGGATTCTATGACAAAAGGCGGCATACTTCCTTGTATAATCGGAACATTATGTCTGAGCTTAGGAGCAATGTTTTTTGCATTTCCAATAGGAGTTGCATCTGCGATTTATTTAAATGAATATGCAAAACCCAGCAAAGTTATTCGACTTATACGCCTTGGGATTAATAATTTAGCTGGCGTTCCATCTGTTGTTTTTGGATTATTTGGTTTGGCGTTCTTTGTTACATATTTAAAGATTGGTGTCAGCATTTTATCTGGAGCGCTCACACTTGGAGCTATGTCTCTTCCTATTATAATCGGTTCTACAGAAGAAGCTTTGAAATCAGTTCCAAATACCTATAGAGAAGCATCATTAGGGCTTGGCGCAACAAAATGGCAGACAATTTATAAAGTTGTTCTTCCTGCGGCGCTTCCGGGTATACTTACGGGAGCAATACTTGGCGTAAGCAGAGTTGCGGGTGAGACAGCTCCGATAATGTTTACTGCTGCTGTTTTTTATACCCCTGATCTTCCTTCATCAATCTTTGATGAAATAATGGCTCTACCGTATCATATCTATGTTTTAGCTACAGCAGGCACAGAAATTGAAAAAACTCGTCACCTTCAATATGGAACAGCGCTTGTTTTAATAGCCTTAGTATTAGGCATGAACCTTGTCGCTATAATTTATAGAGCCCGATTAAGAAAACAAAGGCAATTATAA
- a CDS encoding phosphate ABC transporter ATP-binding protein, with protein sequence MGQNVKDNESEPEKPLKMFSKNLNFYYGKIQALYDITLEFKQNDVTALIGPSGCGKSTFLRCLNRMNDLIPIAKVEGCVRLDNSDIYRSSVDVVALRRRIGMVFQKPNPFPKSIFENVAYGLKVNGIKDKKYVSHRVEESLVQSALWDEVKDRLHESALGLSGGQQQRLCIARALAVKPEVILMDEPASALDPIATQKIEDLIHQLKQEYTIIIVTHNMQQAARVSDVTAFFYMGKLIESGETDSIFTRPKLKQTEDYITGRFG encoded by the coding sequence ATGGGGCAAAATGTTAAGGATAATGAATCTGAGCCTGAAAAACCTTTAAAAATGTTTTCAAAAAACTTAAATTTTTATTATGGCAAAATTCAGGCTCTTTACGATATTACATTAGAATTTAAACAGAATGATGTTACAGCTCTCATTGGGCCATCAGGATGCGGAAAAAGTACATTTTTGCGTTGCTTAAATAGAATGAATGATCTGATCCCTATAGCTAAAGTTGAAGGATGTGTTCGTCTTGATAATTCCGATATATATAGATCTTCAGTTGATGTTGTTGCACTTAGAAGGCGTATAGGTATGGTTTTTCAAAAACCTAACCCTTTTCCTAAATCAATCTTTGAAAATGTAGCTTATGGCTTAAAAGTAAATGGGATTAAAGATAAAAAATATGTCTCACATAGAGTAGAAGAAAGCTTAGTTCAATCGGCATTATGGGACGAAGTGAAGGATCGGCTACATGAATCAGCATTAGGCCTGTCTGGTGGGCAGCAGCAACGTTTATGCATTGCAAGAGCTCTTGCCGTTAAACCTGAAGTAATTTTAATGGATGAGCCTGCTTCTGCTCTTGATCCAATAGCTACACAAAAAATTGAAGACTTGATTCATCAGTTAAAACAAGAATATACTATTATTATTGTTACTCACAATATGCAGCAGGCAGCTCGAGTATCAGATGTTACAGCTTTTTTTTATATGGGTAAACTAATTGAATCAGGAGAAACAGATTCTATATTTACAAGACCTAAACTTAAACAAACAGAAGATTATATAACCGGTAGATTCGGATGA
- the phoU gene encoding phosphate signaling complex protein PhoU: protein MPKHFHRELEKLKKNILTLGAMVEERVKMASITIETRDTELANKIIRTDYEIDDMEVEVEEECLKILALYQPVAVDLRFLITVIKINNDLERIADLAVNIAERMLIIAKYDKHIFTFDYSQMIKKTQYMLKKSLDSLVNLDTDSAIAVCNMDDEIDAIKDEAYDKIKDAIKEKPSYVGYLINLLLISRHLERIADHTTNIAEEVVYLVEGEIVRHNKADIEKNAVKMNGKGKNFSSR, encoded by the coding sequence ATGCCAAAACATTTTCACAGGGAGCTTGAAAAGCTAAAAAAAAATATTCTTACACTCGGGGCAATGGTTGAAGAACGCGTAAAAATGGCAAGTATAACGATCGAAACTCGGGATACAGAACTTGCAAACAAAATTATACGTACGGATTACGAAATAGATGATATGGAAGTAGAGGTAGAGGAAGAATGCCTTAAAATTCTTGCCCTTTATCAACCAGTAGCTGTTGATTTACGATTTTTAATAACCGTCATAAAAATAAACAATGACCTTGAGCGAATTGCCGATTTGGCTGTAAATATTGCCGAACGAATGTTAATAATAGCTAAATATGATAAGCATATTTTTACTTTTGATTATTCTCAAATGATAAAAAAAACCCAATATATGCTAAAAAAAAGCCTTGATTCCCTTGTTAATTTGGATACTGACAGCGCAATAGCTGTTTGCAATATGGACGACGAAATTGATGCAATAAAAGATGAAGCTTATGATAAAATAAAAGATGCAATAAAAGAGAAACCGTCTTATGTTGGATATTTAATTAATCTGCTTCTTATATCAAGGCATCTCGAGAGAATTGCTGATCATACAACAAATATTGCTGAAGAAGTAGTTTATTTAGTTGAAGGTGAAATTGTAAGACATAACAAAGCAGATATAGAAAAAAATGCGGTGAAAATGAATGGCAAAGGAAAAAATTTTAGTAGTAGATGA
- a CDS encoding response regulator translates to MAKEKILVVDDEEDILELVRYNLMRDGYNVVCALTGEDALKKAKTESFNLIVLDLMLPGIDGLNVARTLKNNPTTKNIPIVMLTAKGDEADIVTGLELGADDYITKPFSPRILIARIRAVIRRKQEGSTNNLDILKMHELEIDPGKRSVLAGGISVDLTFTEFQVLLILAKRPGWVFTRNQVVDLVRGDDYAVTDRSVDVQIVGLRKKLGEYGKYIETVRGVGYRFKENS, encoded by the coding sequence ATGGCAAAGGAAAAAATTTTAGTAGTAGATGATGAAGAAGACATATTGGAATTAGTCCGATATAATTTAATGCGAGATGGCTACAATGTAGTCTGTGCATTAACTGGTGAAGATGCATTGAAAAAAGCCAAAACTGAATCGTTTAATTTAATAGTTCTTGATTTAATGCTCCCTGGAATTGACGGATTAAATGTAGCAAGAACTTTAAAAAATAATCCAACAACAAAAAATATTCCTATCGTTATGCTTACAGCAAAAGGTGACGAAGCTGATATTGTAACAGGTCTCGAATTAGGTGCTGATGATTATATTACAAAGCCTTTTAGCCCAAGAATATTAATAGCTCGAATTAGAGCCGTTATAAGAAGAAAACAAGAAGGTTCTACTAATAATTTAGATATACTTAAAATGCATGAACTTGAAATTGACCCTGGCAAAAGGTCTGTTTTAGCCGGAGGAATAAGTGTTGATCTGACTTTTACCGAGTTTCAAGTTCTTTTAATACTTGCAAAAAGGCCTGGTTGGGTTTTCACTCGTAATCAAGTTGTTGATCTTGTTAGAGGGGATGATTATGCAGTAACTGATAGAAGCGTAGATGTCCAAATAGTAGGCTTACGAAAAAAATTAGGCGAATATGGAAAATATATAGAGACGGTCAGAGGTGTAGGATATAGATTTAAGGAAAATTCATGA
- a CDS encoding PAS domain-containing protein, with protein MKKKISLFSHLFIFYFLTSFITFLCVVTFISDHFSLMIFCIGYVSSIFVSSILSYISSKKITAPLENLKIGAKLFASGELKNKLLVPDIHEIGEVVKVMNEVAASLHERIRTIIDQKNKFEAVLSSMTEGVIAIDLNEKIISANPAAKKIFRCLNTEIEGRNLHEVIRYPGLHKFVKTSISSSEPIEEDIISFSVDEQILHTKSAPLKNSEDKINGILIVIDDVTQLRRLENVRRDFASNVSHEIKTPLTAIKGFVETLIHESIDNPDEVNRFLLIIAKHVNRLEAILEDLIRLSRIEKEAEQNEIKFIYANIKEVIFNAVQTCMVKAKASNIAINVHCDEHIFINMDPVLIEQAFFNIIDNAIKYSQKGNEVDISVDSSNNHVIIRFKDNGVGIENKHLARLFERFYRVDKSRSRNNGGTGLGLAIVKHIVQAHGGKVEVNSTIGKGTTFSICLPKLDLNI; from the coding sequence ATGAAAAAAAAAATAAGTTTATTTTCGCACTTATTTATTTTTTATTTTTTAACAAGCTTTATAACTTTTTTATGTGTAGTTACTTTTATTTCAGATCATTTTTCTTTAATGATATTTTGCATCGGTTATGTTTCTTCTATATTTGTTTCTTCGATTTTAAGCTATATTTCATCAAAAAAAATAACTGCTCCCCTTGAAAATCTAAAAATAGGAGCTAAACTTTTTGCATCTGGCGAATTAAAAAACAAACTTCTTGTTCCGGATATTCACGAAATAGGAGAAGTTGTAAAAGTTATGAATGAAGTTGCGGCAAGTCTGCACGAAAGAATAAGAACTATAATTGATCAGAAAAATAAATTTGAAGCGGTTCTATCGAGCATGACTGAAGGTGTTATAGCAATTGACTTAAACGAAAAAATTATAAGTGCAAATCCTGCTGCAAAAAAAATATTTCGATGCTTAAATACCGAGATTGAAGGAAGAAATCTTCATGAAGTAATCAGATACCCAGGTCTTCATAAATTTGTAAAAACATCCATTTCAAGCTCAGAGCCTATAGAAGAAGATATAATATCTTTTTCAGTTGACGAACAAATCCTCCATACAAAAAGTGCTCCATTAAAAAACTCTGAAGATAAAATAAACGGCATTTTAATAGTAATAGATGATGTCACTCAGCTTAGACGGCTTGAAAACGTGCGTAGAGATTTTGCATCAAATGTTTCCCACGAAATTAAAACACCGTTAACAGCTATCAAAGGGTTTGTCGAAACGCTCATACATGAATCCATAGATAATCCCGATGAAGTTAATCGATTTTTATTAATAATTGCAAAGCATGTAAATCGATTAGAAGCTATTTTAGAAGATTTGATCCGGCTTTCCCGTATAGAAAAAGAAGCAGAACAAAACGAAATTAAATTTATTTATGCCAACATAAAGGAAGTTATTTTTAATGCCGTTCAAACCTGTATGGTAAAAGCTAAAGCGAGCAATATAGCCATAAATGTCCATTGCGATGAACATATTTTTATAAACATGGATCCTGTACTTATTGAACAAGCTTTTTTTAATATTATCGACAATGCTATAAAATACAGCCAAAAAGGAAATGAAGTCGATATTTCGGTAGATTCTTCCAATAATCACGTTATAATAAGATTTAAAGATAATGGCGTTGGGATTGAAAATAAACACCTTGCAAGACTTTTTGAAAGATTTTATCGGGTAGATAAATCAAGAAGCAGAAATAATGGAGGCACTGGACTTGGACTTGCTATAGTAAAACATATTGTTCAAGCCCATGGAGGCAAAGTTGAAGTAAATAGCACTATTGGCAAAGGAACTACGTTTTCAATTTGCCTTCCAAAATTAGATTTAAACATCTAA